The window ATATACAACTTATCCGCAATATCTCCCCATACATAAAAGCCGACCTTGTCCCAGTAACGCATATCTACAATGGTCTATTGGTCGTTGTCTAACTCGCTGTACAATTTTTCAATTACATTTACGATGTTCTGCAAATGCGGATAATTTTTTTCCTCTGCTAATAAGATTGCACGATTACCTGTTGTTTCAGAAATCTTAATTCTACTACCAACCTGTTCATGTTTCTGGTGAAAATTCAATTATTCCCATTCGCGAAATATTGTTTGCGGTAATCATAGGTGTTCAAGGCATAATAAAAAGCCGTACCATAATTAATTAGCACGACTTTGATGTAAAATTCGGTAATATTAATTTACATGGTTTTTTTTAGTAATTCGCTATATGTCACAATTACGCATTTTACTAAATGTTGAATGAAAAATCATGGTATTATTTTCAATATAAATTGTATTGGAGGTAATCAATATGTTTTTTGAAAATACACCCACTCCCCCATATTATGCTGTTATTTTTACTTCCCAAAGGAATATGAACAATCATGACGGCTACCATACTATGGCTGATTTAATGGTAGAACTTGCTTCAAAGCAACCAGGATTTTTAGGAGTTGAAAGTGCTAGAGAAGCTAACGGATTAGGCATTACAGTCTCTTATTGGGATTCATTAGAGTCTATCCAACAATGGAAAGAACATCATTCCCATATGAGAGCACAAGAAAAAGGAAAGACAGATT is drawn from Solibacillus sp. R5-41 and contains these coding sequences:
- a CDS encoding antibiotic biosynthesis monooxygenase, which encodes MFFENTPTPPYYAVIFTSQRNMNNHDGYHTMADLMVELASKQPGFLGVESAREANGLGITVSYWDSLESIQQWKEHHSHMRAQEKGKTDWYSSYTTRICKVERDYTNRI